In Salvelinus fontinalis isolate EN_2023a chromosome 25, ASM2944872v1, whole genome shotgun sequence, one genomic interval encodes:
- the LOC129823264 gene encoding elongin-C-like, which translates to MDGEEKAYGGCEGPDAMYVKLISSDGHEFIVKREHALTSGTIKAMLSGPGQFAENETNEVNFREIPSHVLSKVCMYFTYKVRYTNSSTEIPEFPIAPEIALELLMAANFLDC; encoded by the exons ATGG ATGGTGAAGAGAAGGCCTATGGTGGCTGTGAAGGCCCAGATGCCATGTATGTGAAGCTGATCTCCTCTGATGGCCATGAGTTTATAGTGAAGAGGGAACACGCCTTGACTTCAGGGACCATCAAAGCCATGTTGAGTGGACCAG GTCAGTTTGCAGAGAATGAAACCAACGAAGTGAACTTCAGAGAGATCCCCTCCCATGTCCTGTCCAAGGTGTGCATGTACTTCACCTACAAGGTCCGCTACACCAACAGTTCCACAGAAATACCAGAGTTCCCCATCGCCCCTGAGATTGCCCTGGAACTACTCATGGCTGCAAACTTCTTGGATTGTTAA